The nucleotide sequence GTTCTTCGCTTGTGGGCCGGCATGCTTGACGGCACGAGATGAGAGAACTACACTTGTACTGCTAGCCAGGGTGAACATAGTGCTTTCATTTTTGCTGTGGTAGCCGAGTATCGTTGACCCTGTGCGTCACCGCggcccaccccctctcctctttctgctcCAAGTGGGCTGGCACacagctctttctctctctctctctctgtgtgcgtttACGCGCTCACGGGGGTGCCCGCATCGATGAACTTGCTCGGGGGAGGCGTGCCTGGTGTGTCGTTGTGTTTCCTCCGTGAGCCTCTTTGTATGCGTCTGTGTGCTTTTTCGTGTATGTCACTCCTCTTTCATTTTTCCACTAGCGCAAATCACGAGGGAGGCAGTGAGGCTCGGGCCTCCGTTGCCGAGTTGACATCATTGTGAGCGCGCTGCGGGTTTGTCGATGGTGCCCTCATTGCACACGTTTTCCTGTTCACCTGCCTGAACACAACGATGTGTGCTTGTCTCTGTCGCAGCGGTGTCGTATCACGGCATGTCCTTCCGCAGTGCATTACAGGAGGAGTgaagggtggtggtggtggtggtgggggacAGCTAGGGTAGCAGAGTCTTTAATAGGCGCTCTtttgcatctctctctttgagtgttgctgtggcgccgcCCTCTACCAGCCGCTATGCCGATACCAAGGGAAGACAGCAGAGCTACGAGTGACCAAGCTGCCGTTGCTTTCCGCCTCCATCCGCACCGCGACGCCTTCCCCCTGCCCACAACTCTCCTCTCTATTTCTCTCCATGGCTTTCTCTGTCTCGCCTAGTACAGCCAGCGTTCCCCTTTGCCGAGGAATTATTACGGGGCTGCTGGTTACTGAGAGGCATGGACAGTGTGTATCGCGGATAAGCACTCAgcctcacacgcacacaccaacatACATAAAGGGAAAGACTAAGAGGAAGTTGATATCGCGCACTTCGACGGACCCACACGCTGCAACGCTACAGTGCATGCGATCCATAGACATTGCCACCACCAACTTCAAGAGTATATATACTGTGCTATAGAAGAGTACACGGtaaaagaggaggggacaGGGGGGGAGCACGTCTGCGGCATGTCATTGGAGTTGCTCCTCCAAGTCGCATACGCAGCAACGCCTCTgacatacacacgcgcacaggtATAGGCACTATTTGGCTCCTTCTTGTGTGCCTCTGCctgcgcgcagcagtgcttcgGTCGCTCTCTCAAACTCTCCCAAGCTTCCTCAAACCGCACAAGCCCAAGCGCAACTCAAAGACAGAGTCGATGAGTCAACGGCgcgtggaggtggcggtgcgcgtgcgaCCCAATACGGAGTTGTGCCGTAACTCGTGTGTTTCTCTCAGTCATGCAACACATCACATAAGCTTGCAGGACAACAGCGGCGTCAACGCGCTGGCTGGGCGCCGCTCCTACAAGGAGGACTTTCTCTTCGACGAGCACGTGAGCAACAGAGCTGTGTTCGAGAAGCTGGTGTTGCAGAGGATGCTCGCAGCCACGCCAGAACACCCAGACACGCTGTGCTTTCTTGCCTACGGCCacacgagcagcggcaagacCTATACCATAGGGGGAAGTGAGAAGGAGCCTGGAATACTCGCACTCTGCGTGGAGGAGCTTCTGCGCGGTGAGGGTGTCGTGGAGGTGGCGATGCTCGAGGTGTATCTAGAGTCTGTGAACGACCTTCTCGCGCACGGAGAGCCGCGGCACATCCGCCGTCGCCAAGGACCGCTAGGCCCGGTGATTGTGGTGGAGGGACTCACCACGTGCTCCCTCACGTCTGTGCAGCAGTGGAATGCCGTAGCTGCTTACAGCATGAGTTCACGCCGCACCGCGCCGACAGAGCGCAACCCTCGCAGCAGTCGTAGCCACGCTATCTTCACCATCAAAAGCCGCGGGGTGCGTCTCTGCTTCGTTGACCTGGCCGGGAGTGAACGGCAGACTGTCTTCTCCCCTCAACTCAACAAGGAGAGCATCAGCATCAACAAATCGCTCTCCCGCCTGAGCACCGTACTGGAGGCACTGAGCAACCAACGAGTCACCCAGGATGGAGCTCGTCCCTACGTGAACTTCCGAGACACCACCTtgacagtgctgctgcagcgttACTTGACCGGGTCGTCCATGACCACGTTTCTCGCCTGCGTGCATCCGAGCGCGGACTACTACCAGGAGACTCTCAGCACGCTCCGCTACACCCAGCGTCTGAAACGCATCCGCACCCGCGTAACCAAGGTTGATGAGGTCGAGTGGAGCGAAATGAAGACCAGCGAGCACCAGGTACTGCTTGATGAGCTGACCCGCCTACGCGAGCAAATGAAAGCGAGCGAGAACGCTTCTAAGCTCGTTGAGGCAGCCCATCAGCGCCGCATAGCGGAGTTGGAATCCACGCTGGCAAAGCAGGGGAGGTCACCATGCGGCGCAGTTGGTGCTTCATTGCCCCTTTTGTCCCCTCCCAGAGAGCTGAACGCTAGCCGCGCGAGGGACACGAGACGCGTCGCGGGTTGGCTGCTCAGCCGCGTCTTGGGAGAACTGCCAGAGTTAAATGTAGGCTACGACGCCTACTTTGACGCCTATTTTCCCCCTTCAGTTCAGGTGATCGGCTACGTGTCCACCATGGCGAGCCTTGTGCCGCGCATCCCCGGCGATGACCCGCTCGCATTTCTCGACGTCGGCGACTTGGCCATGGGCCTCTCTATGCTAGACGCTGGTGTCCCCCCATTCGTTCGACTGCATACGTCTCGCTGCGGTGACCCGAGTGGCTGGGAGGGGTACGAGTGGGATAGTAGCCATGATGTGGTCTACGTGCTTGCTTTCTTTGAGTATCACCCTACAGCGATGTCCGCCGCTGGCATGGAGGAAGCCCTGCAGTGCTGTGGTGGTTACGTGACGTCcgccccgctgctgccgatAGCGACGGTGCTCTGCGTGGCGGAGAGTGCCACTCGCCGCGTCaaagaggaggtgctgcagcgcctcgtcgaCTTGCAGTGCGAGCAGCATGAGGCAGTCATGGAGCAGGCCAATGCTGGGGCAAGgacgccgtcgctgtcgtcctCGCTGTCATCGTCTCGTCAATCTACGTTGCCTTCAGGCACGGAGCTTCTCGACGCTTCCCTGGTGCACAGTGTAGGCGGGGCAGAGGGTGACAACGACGCTTCGGCCATCTCAAGTGCTGCTAATGGTAATGCACTCCTCGGGAAGGAGGTCCACAACCAAGCGGCGGATACGCCGTGCATTGTGGCACCGCTTAAAGAGGAGGATAGCAGCACCAACAATAGCAACAGCCACAGCTGCGACTCGCGCAAAGAGGCGCGCGCAGAGATTGGGTCAGCCGAGGTGCGCCACAACCTCGGCGAATGCACCGCCCCTTCGAGGCCGTcggtgtcgccgccgcgagaGGGCAAAGCCGAAGAGACGAAAGCAGCGGAGGGCAgcaccacggcggcggttTCATTCCCACAGTCTGCGTCACCAACACGTAGGCTATTTTCCCCGCAGCGGCCTTCCGGCACCGCATTAGCGCTCTTACCACCTGCAGACGAGGTGTCACCGGGGTGTACCAGTAAGCGGCGTCACAGGACCGCTAGAGAAGGGAAGGCCGTGAAGATGCAGACGTGTCAGggatgcagcgccgcgtaATGGCGATGGCGAAGGACTGCCGTTCGCAAAACATCCTCTAACGTGACACCTCGTGTTCGAGTCATGATGAGATGTGCTTTTACAAGTCGGTGTGCTTCAGTGCTCAACACACCCATGGGCGAAGGTGCGCCTCTCATAGGGCTTTCCACGGGATTGGACGACCGAAGGAGCGCAGGTGGGCATCGTGTCATCGTGAgttcgccctctctctgtgcatctttcctcccctcgcATTCCCCTCGAAGAGCGAGGCGAGAGAGCATCGCGCGAAGCTGAGCAGCGCacgaagaagagcacaggGGAAGCAAGCGAAGAAACGCTCAGCTCTGCCTTTGGAAGCGTTGTGAGGAGGGACTTGTCTTCTGCACACCCGTCAAGTGTACTGAACCACTCATCGTACTGCGGCATCTTGCTGACAATCCTGGATGCAGGACTGCGCGAGCAGAATACGACTTACTTCCAGAGTGCCGGCAGGAATGCCTGCCCTTGTGTCTGCGTTTTCATGTGTTCATGACTCTCTCGCAATTTTCCCTCCatcctttccccctctcgctctctctctctctctggtgcGTTATGCTGGACACACTCCATCCTCTCTcacctcgtctctctcccccgcaGAACACCGGCATACGCCACCGAAAGTTGCATCCATGGCCGTCACCAAGGAGAAGAAGTCCTTCAAGAAGTTCGCCAAGAAGCACTTGGCCGGCGTCATCGAGACCCGCCGCAAGACTGCCAAGTCCAAGAAGGAAAAGCTTGAGCGactggagaagaagaagacgcgTGAGGCAAAACATGCGGccagggaggagaaggagcacaTGGATCAGCTGGAGCGGCTCAAAGACACCGATCCCGAGTTCTACTCCTACCTTGAGGAGGAAGAcccgacgctgctgcagtttGGCAAGGAAGACATCGACGTCGTGGAGGAGAACGACGGCAGTGATGCGGAGACGGAGGTGGACGACGATGAGAGTCGCGACGGCAATAttgacgacgacaacgagcACGCAGACGGGGATAATGGGgagggca is from Leishmania braziliensis MHOM/BR/75/M2904 complete genome, chromosome 18 and encodes:
- a CDS encoding putative kinesin, with product MSQRRVEVAVRVRPNTELCRNSCVSLSHATHHISLQDNSGVNALAGRRSYKEDFLFDEHVSNRAVFEKLVLQRMLAATPEHPDTLCFLAYGHTSSGKTYTIGGSEKEPGILALCVEELLRGEGVVEVAMLEVYLESVNDLLAHGEPRHIRRRQGPLGPVIVVEGLTTCSLTSVQQWNAVAAYSMSSRRTAPTERNPRSSRSHAIFTIKSRGVRLCFVDLAGSERQTVFSPQLNKESISINKSLSRLSTVLEALSNQRVTQDGARPYVNFRDTTLTVLLQRYLTGSSMTTFLACVHPSADYYQETLSTLRYTQRLKRIRTRVTKVDEVEWSEMKTSEHQVLLDELTRLREQMKASENASKLVEAAHQRRIAELESTLAKQGRSPCGAVGASLPLLSPPRELNASRARDTRRVAGWLLSRVLGELPELNVGYDAYFDAYFPPSVQVIGYVSTMASLVPRIPGDDPLAFLDVGDLAMGLSMLDAGVPPFVRLHTSRCGDPSGWEGYEWDSSHDVVYVLAFFEYHPTAMSAAGMEEALQCCGGYVTSAPLLPIATVLCVAESATRRVKEEVLQRLVDLQCEQHEAVMEQANAGARTPSLSSSLSSSRQSTLPSGTELLDASLVHSVGGAEGDNDASAISSAANGNALLGKEVHNQAADTPCIVAPLKEEDSSTNNSNSHSCDSRKEARAEIGSAEVRHNLGECTAPSRPSVSPPREGKAEETKAAEGSTTAAVSFPQSASPTRRLFSPQRPSGTALALLPPADEVSPGCTSKRRHRTAREGKAVKMQTCQGCSAA